In Tachysurus vachellii isolate PV-2020 chromosome 10, HZAU_Pvac_v1, whole genome shotgun sequence, the following proteins share a genomic window:
- the nkx2.1 gene encoding homeobox protein Nkx-2.1, which produces MSMSPKHTTPFSVSDILSPLEESYKKVSMEGNSLGAPLASYRQPQVTQAAMQQHHMGHNGAAVPAAYHMTATGVPQLSHTAMGGYCNGNLGNMSDLPAYQDGMRGSTTATSWYGANPDPRFSTISRFMGSSSGMNMSSLGSLADVGKGMGSLSSAPRRKRRVLFSQAQVYELERRFKQQKYLSAPEREHLASMIHLTPTQVKIWFQNHRYKMKRQAKDKVSQQQMQQESGSCQQQQQSPRRVAVPVLVKDGKPCQGGGHTPTSVAQNHHHQGANVMLMTNNGAMGQHPSQQVGSAGQSPDLGQHGTSPSSLQTQVTGLSHLNSSGADYGTALPCSALLYGRTW; this is translated from the exons ATGTCGATGAGTCCTAAGCATACGACTCCTTTCTCTGTGTCCGATATTTTAAGTCCTCTTGAGGAGAGCTACAAAAAAGTAAGTATGGAGGGGAACAGTTTGGGGGCTCCTCTTGCCTCGTATCGGCAACCGCAGGTCACACAGGCTGCGATGCAACAACATCACATGGGCCACAACGGAGCTGCTGTGCCCGCTGCCTACCACATGACAGCCACAGGAGTGCCACAGCTGTCCCACACGGCTATGGGAGGCTACTGCAACGGTAATCTGGGCAACATGAGCGACCTGCCGGCTTATCAGGACGGCATGAGGGGGAGCACGACAGCCACAAGCTGGTACGGAGCAAACCCGGACCCGCGCTTTTCTACCA TCTCTCGATTCATGGGCTCCTCTTCCGGCATGAACATGAGCAGCCTTGGCTCACTGGCAGATGTTGGTAAAGGCATGGGATCTCTGAGCAGTGCACCGAGGAGAAAGAGACGCGTGCTCTTCTCGCAGGCGCAGGTCTACGAGCTCGAGCGCCGCTTCAAGCAGCAGAAGTACCTCTCTGCGCCGGAAAGGGAGCACCTAGCGAGCATGATCCACTTGACCCCGACCCAGGTGAAAATCTGGTTCCAGAATCACCGctataaaatgaaaagacagGCCAAAGACAAAGTGTCCCAGCAGCAAATGCAGCAAGAGAGTGGTTCTtgccagcagcagcaacaatcTCCGCGACGGGTAGCTGTGCCCGTGTTGGTGAAGGACGGCAAACCGTGCCAAGGCGGCGGCCACACTCCTACTAGCGTGGCACAAAACCATCATCACCAGGGAGCTAATGTCATGCTCATGACCAACAATGGCGCAATGGGCCAGCATCCGAGCCAGCAGGTAGGCAGCGCGGGCCAGTCTCCAGATTTGGGCCAGCACGGTACGAGTCCCTCTTCTCTCCAGACTCAGGTGACCGGTCTATCACACCTGAACTCCTCTGGCGCTGACTACGGCACGGCCTTGCCCTGTTCCGCTCTGCTGTATGGCAGGACGTGGTGA
- the mbip gene encoding MAP3K12-binding inhibitory protein 1 isoform X2 has protein sequence MAESEAAHESCRDKKRKASTEEMSPEGLSRHSFQECFSSLIDSVTKFSNELKIRPEVLRITANVSALNFTQLQPSHVYSCLQQHISKLQTVSVHLKQILDAESPSHSANNEKTEKSKNKLAATSEEEIVVDQELSPTTSHQHSALIDKVMSQHDECRSVQIKAGKAEIERRISAFIERKQLEINENNVREFCNVINCNRENSCARTDAVFTPYPGFKSHVKVTRVVNTYGPQTRGGRSEHGEQQQGSYSRDCGNPVIEERLHNIEAHLKLTAGPVPQSIYQRLKKLEDRILELEGLSPEYFHSMSYSHKRPKISVSQSYSLSEIDGKIRAVRSALLKRASEFQSRDVREFPF, from the exons ATGGCGGAGAGTGAAGCGGCTCACGAGTCCTGCAGGGATAAGAAACGTAAAGCAAGCACGGAAGAAATGAGTCCTGAGGGGTTGAGTAGACATTCTTTCCAAGAGTGCTTCTCTTCCTTAATCGATTCGGTCACAAAGTTTAGCAACGAG CTGAAAATAAGACCTGAGGTTTTAAGGATCACTGCCAATGTGAGTGCTCTTAACTTCACTCAGCTACAACCATCGCATGTGTACAGCTGTTTACAGCAGCACATCTCCAAGTTGCAG ACTGTGTCAGTACATCTGAAACAAATATTGGATGCTGAGAGCCCATCTCATTCAGCCAATAatgaaaaaacagagaaatccAAGAATAAGTTGGCAGCAACATCTGAAGAAGAGATAGTGGTAGACCAAGAGCTCTCTCCTACCACATCACATCAACACAGTGCTTTAATCGACAAAGTGATGTCCCAACATGATGAGTGCAGATCTGTTCAAATCAAAGCTGGCAAAGCTGAG attgaACGTAGGATCTCTGCATTTATAGAGCGCAAACAGCTGGAGATCAATGAAAACAATGTGCGGGAGTTTTGCAATGTGATCAACTGCAATCGGG aaaacaGTTGTGCCAGAACAGATGCAGTCTTCACACCCTATCCAGGTTTCAAGAGTCATGTCAAAG TGACTCGAGTGGTGAACACATATGGGCCCCAAACCCGAGGTGGGCGTTCTGAGCATGGAGAGCAGCAGCAGGGTTCGTACAGCAGAGACTGTGGAAACCCCGTCATCGAGGAACGACTACACAACATAGAAGCTCACCTGAAGCTAACGGCAG GTCCTGTGCCTCAGAGCATTTACCAGCGGCTAAAAAAGTTAGAGGATCGAATCTTGGAGCTTGAGGGTCTTTCCCCAGAGTACTTCCACTCCATG AGTTATTCTCACAAACGCCCGAAAATCTCGGTTTCTCAG AGCTACAGCCTGTCTGAGATAGATGGGAAGATCAGAGCAGTTAGAAGTGCTTTACTGAAGAGAGCGAGCGAGTTCCAGTCCAGAGATGTCAGGGAGTTTCCattctga
- the mbip gene encoding MAP3K12-binding inhibitory protein 1 isoform X1 — protein MAESEAAHESCRDKKRKASTEEMSPEGLSRHSFQECFSSLIDSVTKFSNELKIRPEVLRITANVSALNFTQLQPSHVYSCLQQHISKLQTVSVHLKQILDAESPSHSANNEKTEKSKNKLAATSEEEIVVDQELSPTTSHQHSALIDKVMSQHDECRSVQIKAGKAEIERRISAFIERKQLEINENNVREFCNVINCNRENSCARTDAVFTPYPGFKSHVKVTRVVNTYGPQTRGGRSEHGEQQQGSYSRDCGNPVIEERLHNIEAHLKLTAAGPVPQSIYQRLKKLEDRILELEGLSPEYFHSMSYSHKRPKISVSQSYSLSEIDGKIRAVRSALLKRASEFQSRDVREFPF, from the exons ATGGCGGAGAGTGAAGCGGCTCACGAGTCCTGCAGGGATAAGAAACGTAAAGCAAGCACGGAAGAAATGAGTCCTGAGGGGTTGAGTAGACATTCTTTCCAAGAGTGCTTCTCTTCCTTAATCGATTCGGTCACAAAGTTTAGCAACGAG CTGAAAATAAGACCTGAGGTTTTAAGGATCACTGCCAATGTGAGTGCTCTTAACTTCACTCAGCTACAACCATCGCATGTGTACAGCTGTTTACAGCAGCACATCTCCAAGTTGCAG ACTGTGTCAGTACATCTGAAACAAATATTGGATGCTGAGAGCCCATCTCATTCAGCCAATAatgaaaaaacagagaaatccAAGAATAAGTTGGCAGCAACATCTGAAGAAGAGATAGTGGTAGACCAAGAGCTCTCTCCTACCACATCACATCAACACAGTGCTTTAATCGACAAAGTGATGTCCCAACATGATGAGTGCAGATCTGTTCAAATCAAAGCTGGCAAAGCTGAG attgaACGTAGGATCTCTGCATTTATAGAGCGCAAACAGCTGGAGATCAATGAAAACAATGTGCGGGAGTTTTGCAATGTGATCAACTGCAATCGGG aaaacaGTTGTGCCAGAACAGATGCAGTCTTCACACCCTATCCAGGTTTCAAGAGTCATGTCAAAG TGACTCGAGTGGTGAACACATATGGGCCCCAAACCCGAGGTGGGCGTTCTGAGCATGGAGAGCAGCAGCAGGGTTCGTACAGCAGAGACTGTGGAAACCCCGTCATCGAGGAACGACTACACAACATAGAAGCTCACCTGAAGCTAACGGCAG CAGGTCCTGTGCCTCAGAGCATTTACCAGCGGCTAAAAAAGTTAGAGGATCGAATCTTGGAGCTTGAGGGTCTTTCCCCAGAGTACTTCCACTCCATG AGTTATTCTCACAAACGCCCGAAAATCTCGGTTTCTCAG AGCTACAGCCTGTCTGAGATAGATGGGAAGATCAGAGCAGTTAGAAGTGCTTTACTGAAGAGAGCGAGCGAGTTCCAGTCCAGAGATGTCAGGGAGTTTCCattctga
- the nkx2.9 gene encoding NK2 transcription factor related, locus 9, protein MAVPARISFTVRSILDLPENDSDRTAHLLPLHSLSGSPYSSWTDSDRGHCMSSDESNPEASPDSGSNDPPAEVDQEKKKKRRVLFSKAQTFELERRFRQQRYLSAQEREQLAHLLRLTPTQVKIWFQNHRYKMKRARVESVQDFGPPPVLRRVVVPILVRDGKPYQSCIGDTEKRGCVISPSPCGPRGFQPFQPSTFALLPQYQHFTNPTASTHHFIW, encoded by the exons ATGGCCGTTCCTGCCAGGATCAGCTTTACCGTGAGGAGTATTTTGGATTTACCAGAAAATGACAGCGACAGAACAGCGCATCTTTTGCCACTCCACTCGCTCTCTGGCTCCCCTTACTCATCCTGGACAGACAGCGACAGAGGCCACTGCATGT CCTCAGATGAGAGCAATCCGGAGGCGTCTCCTGACTCCGGATCTAATGATCCTCCCGCGGAGGTAGatcaggaaaagaagaagaaacggCGTGTGTTGTTCTCCAAGGCCCAGACCTTTGAGCTGGAAAGGCGTTTCCGGCAGCAGCGTTACCTGTCTGCTCAGGAGCGCGAGCAGCTCGCTCATCTCCTGCGCCTCACGCCCACACAGGTTAAGATCTGGTTTCAGAACCACAGGTATAAGATGAAACGAGCAAGGGTAGAGTCTGTACAGGATTTCGGGCCTCCTCCAGTGCTGCGCAGGGTCGTGGTGCCGATTCTTGTGCGGGACGGTAAACCATATCAGAGCTGCATTGGCGATACTGAAAAGAGAGGTTGCGTGATTTCGCCATCGCCCTGCGGTCCTCGAGGGTTCCAGCCCTTCCAGCCATCGACTTTTGCGCTTCTACCGCAGTACCAGCACTTTACAAACCCAACAGCCTCCACACACCATTTCATTTGGTGA